One stretch of Vulpes lagopus strain Blue_001 chromosome X, ASM1834538v1, whole genome shotgun sequence DNA includes these proteins:
- the KLHL13 gene encoding kelch-like protein 13 isoform X1, with product MDHLHRGESVAAILRNRSLVEEEDQHMKLSLGSSEMGLSSHLQSSKAGTTRIFTSNTHSSVVLQGFDQLRLEGLLCDVTLMPGDTDDAFPVHRVMMASASDYFKAMFTGGMKEQDLMCIKLHGVSKVGLRKIIDFIYTAKLSLNMDNLQDTLEAASFLQILPVLDFCKVFLISGVTLDNCVEVGRIANTYNLTEVDKYVNSFVLKNFPALLSTGEFLKLPFERLAFVLSSNSLKHCTELELFKATCRWLRLEEPRMDFAAKLMKNIRFPLMTPQELINYVQTVDFMRTDNTCVNLLLEASNYQMMPYMQPVMQSDRTAIRSDTTHLVTLGGVLRQQLVVSKELRMYDEKAHEWKSLAPMDAPRYQHGIAVIGNFLYVVGGQSNYDTKGKTAVDTVFRFDPRYNKWMQVASLNEKRTFFHLSALKGYLYAVGGRNAAGELPTVECYNPRTNEWTYVAKMSEPHYGHAGTVYGGVMYISGGITHDTFQKELMCFDPDTDKWIQKAPMTTVRGLHCMCTVGERLYVIGGNHFRGTSDYDDVLSCEYYSPILDQWTPIAAMLRGQSDVGVAVFENKIYVVGGYSWNNRCMVEIVQKYDPDKDEWHKVFDLPESLGGIRACTLTVFPPEETTPSPSRESPLSAP from the exons GGCTTTGACCAGCTTCGACTTGAAGGGTTGCTTTGTGATGTGACTCTGATGCCAGGTGACACAGATGATGCCTTTCCTGTGCATAGAGTCATGATGGCCTCTGCTAGTGATTACTTCAAGGCTATGTTCACAG gtggaatgaaagaacaagattTAATGTGCATTAAGCTTCATGGTGTGAGCAAAGTCGGCTTAAGGAAAattattgatttcatttatacTGCAAAGCTTTCTCTCAACATGGACAACCTTCAAGACACACTGGAAGCTGCCAGTTTCCTACAGATTCTGCCGGTTTTGGACTTCTGCAAAGTATTTCTCATATCTGGG GTCACTTTAGACAATTGTGTCGAAGTTGGTCGGATTGCCAACACCTACAATCTTACAGAAGTGGATAAATACGTCaacagttttgttttgaagaatttTCCTGCATTGCTGAGCACCGGGGAGTTCTTAAAACTCCCTtttgagcgtcttgcctttgtGCTTTCCAGTAATAGCCTTAAGCACTGCACTGAACTTGAGCTCTTTAAGGCTACCTGTCGCTGGCTACGTCTAGAAGAGCCTCGGATGGACTTTGCTGCAAAACTAATGAAGAACATACGATTTCCACTGATGACACCACAGGAGCTCATTAATTATGTGCAAACCGTGGATTTCATGAGAACTGACAATACTTGTGTGAATCTCCTTTTGGAAGCCAGCAATTACCAAATGATGCCATATATGCAACCAGTGATGCAGTCAGACAGGACTGCCATTAGGTCTGACACCACTCATTTGGTCACACTAGGAGGAGTTCTGAGGCAGCAGCTGGTTGTCAGCAAGGAATTGCGCATGTATGATGAAAAGGCCCATGAATGGAAATCGTTAGCCCCCATGGATGCTCCAAGGTACCAGCATGGCATTGCTGTCATTGGAAATTTCCTCTATGTCGTCGGTGGACAGAGTAATTAtgacacaaaaggaaaaacagcagTCGATACAGTCTTCAGATTTGATCCTCGATACAATAAATGGATGCAGGTTGCATCTTTAAATGAAAAGCGCACCTTCTTCCACCTAAGTGCCCTCAAAGGATATCTGTATGCAGTTGGTGGGCGAAATGCAGCTGGTGAACTGC CCACAGTAGAGTGTTACAATCCAAGAACAAACGAGTGGACCTATGTTGCCAAAATGAGTGAACCTCACTATGGCCATGCTGGGACTGTGTATGGAGGAGTAATGTATATTTCAG GAGGAATCACTCATGACACTTTCCAAAAGGAGCTGATGTGCTTTGACCCTGATACTGACAAATGGATCCAGAAGGCACCGATGACCACCGTCAGAGGTCTCCACTGCATGTGTACGGTGGGAGAGAGGCTCTATGTCATTGGTGGTAATCACTTCCGAGGAACAAGTGATTATGATGATGTCCTGAGCTGTGAATACTACTCACCTATTCTTGACCAGTGGACCCCAATTGCTGCCATGTTAAGGGGGCAGAGTGATGTCGGGGTCGCcgtctttgaaaacaaaatctatgTGGTTGGGGGGTACTCCTGGAATAATCGCTGTATGGTGGAGATAGTGCAGAAATATGACCCAGATAAAGATGAGTGGCATAAGGTTTTCGATCTGCCTGAGTCCCTTGGTGGCATCCGAGCTTGTACGCTCACGGTTTTTCCACCCGAAGAAACCACACCATCACCTTCTAGAGAATCCCCTCTTTCTGCACCTTAA
- the KLHL13 gene encoding kelch-like protein 13 isoform X6 produces MKLSLGSSEMGLSSHLQSSKAGTTRIFTSNTHSSVVLQGFDQLRLEGLLCDVTLMPGDTDDAFPVHRVMMASASDYFKAMFTGGMKEQDLMCIKLHGVSKVGLRKIIDFIYTAKLSLNMDNLQDTLEAASFLQILPVLDFCKVFLISGVTLDNCVEVGRIANTYNLTEVDKYVNSFVLKNFPALLSTGEFLKLPFERLAFVLSSNSLKHCTELELFKATCRWLRLEEPRMDFAAKLMKNIRFPLMTPQELINYVQTVDFMRTDNTCVNLLLEASNYQMMPYMQPVMQSDRTAIRSDTTHLVTLGGVLRQQLVVSKELRMYDEKAHEWKSLAPMDAPRYQHGIAVIGNFLYVVGGQSNYDTKGKTAVDTVFRFDPRYNKWMQVASLNEKRTFFHLSALKGYLYAVGGRNAAGELPTVECYNPRTNEWTYVAKMSEPHYGHAGTVYGGVMYISGGITHDTFQKELMCFDPDTDKWIQKAPMTTVRGLHCMCTVGERLYVIGGNHFRGTSDYDDVLSCEYYSPILDQWTPIAAMLRGQSDVGVAVFENKIYVVGGYSWNNRCMVEIVQKYDPDKDEWHKVFDLPESLGGIRACTLTVFPPEETTPSPSRESPLSAP; encoded by the exons GGCTTTGACCAGCTTCGACTTGAAGGGTTGCTTTGTGATGTGACTCTGATGCCAGGTGACACAGATGATGCCTTTCCTGTGCATAGAGTCATGATGGCCTCTGCTAGTGATTACTTCAAGGCTATGTTCACAG gtggaatgaaagaacaagattTAATGTGCATTAAGCTTCATGGTGTGAGCAAAGTCGGCTTAAGGAAAattattgatttcatttatacTGCAAAGCTTTCTCTCAACATGGACAACCTTCAAGACACACTGGAAGCTGCCAGTTTCCTACAGATTCTGCCGGTTTTGGACTTCTGCAAAGTATTTCTCATATCTGGG GTCACTTTAGACAATTGTGTCGAAGTTGGTCGGATTGCCAACACCTACAATCTTACAGAAGTGGATAAATACGTCaacagttttgttttgaagaatttTCCTGCATTGCTGAGCACCGGGGAGTTCTTAAAACTCCCTtttgagcgtcttgcctttgtGCTTTCCAGTAATAGCCTTAAGCACTGCACTGAACTTGAGCTCTTTAAGGCTACCTGTCGCTGGCTACGTCTAGAAGAGCCTCGGATGGACTTTGCTGCAAAACTAATGAAGAACATACGATTTCCACTGATGACACCACAGGAGCTCATTAATTATGTGCAAACCGTGGATTTCATGAGAACTGACAATACTTGTGTGAATCTCCTTTTGGAAGCCAGCAATTACCAAATGATGCCATATATGCAACCAGTGATGCAGTCAGACAGGACTGCCATTAGGTCTGACACCACTCATTTGGTCACACTAGGAGGAGTTCTGAGGCAGCAGCTGGTTGTCAGCAAGGAATTGCGCATGTATGATGAAAAGGCCCATGAATGGAAATCGTTAGCCCCCATGGATGCTCCAAGGTACCAGCATGGCATTGCTGTCATTGGAAATTTCCTCTATGTCGTCGGTGGACAGAGTAATTAtgacacaaaaggaaaaacagcagTCGATACAGTCTTCAGATTTGATCCTCGATACAATAAATGGATGCAGGTTGCATCTTTAAATGAAAAGCGCACCTTCTTCCACCTAAGTGCCCTCAAAGGATATCTGTATGCAGTTGGTGGGCGAAATGCAGCTGGTGAACTGC CCACAGTAGAGTGTTACAATCCAAGAACAAACGAGTGGACCTATGTTGCCAAAATGAGTGAACCTCACTATGGCCATGCTGGGACTGTGTATGGAGGAGTAATGTATATTTCAG GAGGAATCACTCATGACACTTTCCAAAAGGAGCTGATGTGCTTTGACCCTGATACTGACAAATGGATCCAGAAGGCACCGATGACCACCGTCAGAGGTCTCCACTGCATGTGTACGGTGGGAGAGAGGCTCTATGTCATTGGTGGTAATCACTTCCGAGGAACAAGTGATTATGATGATGTCCTGAGCTGTGAATACTACTCACCTATTCTTGACCAGTGGACCCCAATTGCTGCCATGTTAAGGGGGCAGAGTGATGTCGGGGTCGCcgtctttgaaaacaaaatctatgTGGTTGGGGGGTACTCCTGGAATAATCGCTGTATGGTGGAGATAGTGCAGAAATATGACCCAGATAAAGATGAGTGGCATAAGGTTTTCGATCTGCCTGAGTCCCTTGGTGGCATCCGAGCTTGTACGCTCACGGTTTTTCCACCCGAAGAAACCACACCATCACCTTCTAGAGAATCCCCTCTTTCTGCACCTTAA